A single region of the Pseudomonas granadensis genome encodes:
- the yccS gene encoding YccS family putative transporter, producing the protein MSSTSFRQSLRRLWALDKFSYSVRVFIALTGSMALCWYQDEMGLLIPLFLGIIASALAETDDSWQGRLNALAVTLVCFSIAALSVELLFPYPIIFAVALALASFGLTMLGALGERYGAIASATLILSVYTMIGVDQRGGAVTDFWHEPMLLVAGAAWYGLLSVLWQALFSNQPVQQSLARLFRELGFYLKLKSALFEPIRQMDVEARRLELAQQNGRVVAALNTAKEIILHRVGNGRPGSKVSRYLKLYFLAQDIHERASSSHYPYNALAEAFFHSDVLFRCQRLLRQQGKACRALAESIQMRQPFVYDASFAEALGDLHASLEHLRIQSNPAWRGLLRSLRALAANLGTLDRLLSDASNPDALADATDSSLLDRSPRNLKDVWIRLRTQLTPTSLLFRHALRLPLALSIGYGMVHLIHPSQGYWIILTTLFVCQPNYGATRRKLGQRILGTAIGLTVAWALFDLFPNPLVQSCFAIAAGVVFFTNRTTRYTLATAAITIMVLFCFNQVGDGYGLFLPRLFDTLLGSLIAGLAVFLFLPDWQGRRLNKVLANTLTCNSIYLRQIMQQYAAGKSDDLAYRLARRNAHNADAALSTTLANMLMEPGHFRKEADVGFRFLVLSHTLLSYLSGLGAHRETQLPADVREHLIDGAGVKLAASIDEIAQGLASKQPIAIQSDEEEALANELEQMADEIDEGQRLVQTQLALICRQLGPLRTLAAHLIKEV; encoded by the coding sequence ATGTCCTCGACCTCGTTTCGTCAGTCTTTACGGCGCCTGTGGGCGCTGGATAAATTCAGTTATAGCGTGCGGGTGTTCATCGCCCTGACCGGCAGCATGGCGCTGTGCTGGTATCAGGATGAAATGGGCCTGCTGATTCCGTTGTTCCTCGGCATCATCGCCAGCGCCCTGGCCGAAACCGACGACAGTTGGCAGGGCCGCCTCAATGCCCTCGCGGTGACGCTGGTGTGTTTCAGCATCGCCGCGCTGTCGGTGGAATTGCTGTTCCCCTACCCGATCATTTTCGCCGTTGCCCTGGCGCTGGCCAGTTTCGGCCTGACCATGCTCGGTGCACTCGGCGAGCGTTATGGGGCGATTGCCTCGGCAACCTTGATCTTGTCCGTGTACACGATGATCGGCGTCGATCAGCGTGGCGGCGCGGTCACCGACTTCTGGCATGAGCCGATGCTGCTGGTCGCCGGTGCAGCGTGGTACGGTTTGCTCTCGGTGCTGTGGCAGGCGCTGTTTTCCAACCAGCCAGTGCAGCAGAGTCTGGCGCGGTTGTTTCGTGAACTCGGGTTTTATCTGAAGCTGAAGTCAGCGCTGTTCGAGCCGATCCGGCAGATGGACGTCGAAGCCCGGCGTCTGGAACTGGCGCAGCAGAATGGCCGTGTGGTCGCCGCGCTCAACACCGCCAAGGAAATCATTTTGCACCGGGTCGGCAACGGCCGCCCCGGGTCGAAAGTCAGCCGTTACCTGAAGCTGTACTTTCTCGCCCAAGACATCCACGAACGCGCCAGCTCTTCGCACTATCCGTACAACGCCCTCGCCGAGGCGTTTTTTCACAGCGACGTGCTGTTCCGCTGCCAGCGTCTGTTGCGCCAGCAAGGCAAGGCCTGCCGCGCCCTGGCCGAATCGATCCAGATGCGCCAGCCTTTCGTTTACGACGCGAGTTTTGCCGAAGCCCTCGGCGACCTGCACGCCTCGCTCGAACACTTGCGCATCCAGAGCAACCCCGCGTGGCGCGGCTTGCTCCGTTCGCTACGCGCACTGGCGGCCAACCTCGGCACCCTCGACCGTTTGCTCAGCGATGCGAGCAATCCTGATGCCCTCGCCGATGCGACCGACAGCAGCCTGCTCGACCGTTCGCCGCGCAATCTCAAAGACGTGTGGATTCGCCTGCGCACCCAGCTGACGCCGACCTCGTTGCTGTTCCGTCATGCCTTGCGCCTGCCGCTGGCACTGAGTATCGGTTACGGCATGGTGCACTTGATTCACCCGTCGCAAGGTTACTGGATCATCCTCACCACACTATTCGTCTGCCAGCCGAACTACGGCGCGACGCGGCGCAAACTTGGCCAGCGGATTCTCGGCACAGCGATCGGCCTTACGGTGGCGTGGGCGCTGTTCGACCTGTTCCCCAACCCGCTGGTGCAATCGTGCTTCGCCATTGCCGCCGGGGTGGTGTTCTTTACCAACCGCACCACGCGCTACACCCTGGCGACAGCGGCGATCACCATCATGGTGCTGTTCTGCTTCAATCAGGTCGGCGATGGCTACGGGCTGTTCCTGCCGCGCCTGTTCGATACCCTGCTTGGCAGCCTGATCGCCGGGCTGGCGGTGTTCCTGTTCCTGCCGGACTGGCAGGGCCGACGCCTGAACAAAGTGCTGGCCAACACGCTGACCTGCAACAGCATCTATTTGCGCCAGATCATGCAGCAATACGCCGCCGGCAAGAGCGACGACCTCGCCTATCGCCTGGCCCGCCGCAACGCGCACAACGCCGACGCGGCGCTGTCGACGACGCTGGCGAACATGCTCATGGAGCCGGGGCATTTTCGTAAGGAAGCGGATGTCGGCTTCCGCTTTCTAGTGCTCTCGCACACTCTGCTGAGTTATCTGTCAGGGCTGGGCGCGCATCGCGAGACGCAATTGCCAGCCGATGTGCGTGAGCACCTGATTGATGGGGCCGGGGTGAAGCTGGCCGCGAGCATCGACGAAATCGCCCAAGGGCTGGCGAGCAAACAGCCGATTGCGATTCAGAGCGATGAGGAAGAAGCACTGGCCAATGAGCTGGAGCAGATGGCCGACGAGATCGATGAAGGGCAGCGGCTGGTGCAGACGCAACTGGCGTTGATCTGCCGCCAGCTCGGGCCGTTGCGCACGCTGGCGGCGCACCTTATCAAGGAGGTTTAG
- a CDS encoding substrate-binding periplasmic protein, with protein MPRLLQAVALIGLLLLGQDATAQKLRLVFDHWPPFTDDTLVNGGLATDIVSTALARAGYASSYEQVPWARALLGVDEGRYDVLVNAWYNEDRTRYGQFSGEYLTNRIRFLKRKDAPIDYSNLQELHTYPIAVVRGYAYSAVFDADTAMQKVPVHNFAMGVRMLAADRVKLTLEDEYVAKYYLARESAKVRNSVEFLPKPLSENSLHILVSLKNAQHEQIVAGFDKAIAAMKADGSYEKLLRQHGM; from the coding sequence ATGCCGCGATTGCTTCAAGCCGTTGCTTTGATCGGACTGCTGTTGCTGGGCCAGGATGCGACAGCGCAGAAGCTGCGACTGGTCTTCGATCATTGGCCACCGTTTACCGACGACACGCTGGTCAACGGCGGGCTGGCCACGGATATCGTCAGCACCGCGCTGGCCCGGGCCGGTTACGCCAGCAGTTATGAACAGGTGCCGTGGGCGCGAGCGTTGCTCGGCGTCGACGAAGGCCGTTACGACGTGCTGGTCAACGCTTGGTACAACGAAGACCGCACCCGGTATGGGCAATTCTCCGGCGAATACCTGACCAACCGGATTCGCTTCCTCAAGCGCAAGGACGCGCCGATCGATTACAGCAATCTGCAGGAGTTGCACACCTATCCGATTGCGGTGGTACGCGGCTACGCCTATTCGGCGGTATTCGATGCCGATACGGCGATGCAGAAAGTCCCTGTGCATAACTTCGCCATGGGTGTGCGCATGCTCGCGGCGGATCGGGTCAAGTTGACCCTTGAAGACGAATACGTGGCCAAGTATTACCTGGCGCGCGAGTCAGCCAAGGTGCGCAATTCAGTGGAATTCCTGCCTAAGCCGTTGAGTGAGAACAGCCTGCATATTCTGGTCAGCCTGAAGAATGCGCAGCATGAACAGATTGTTGCGGGGTTCGACAAGGCGATTGCAGCGATGAAGGCTGATGGCAGTTATGAAAAGCTGCTGCGCCAGCACGGGATGTGA
- a CDS encoding GNAT family N-acetyltransferase — protein sequence MTIEWICKHHSDLGKEQLYALLRLRSEVFVVEQKCAYPDLDGQDLDGDTHHLMGWENDHLVAYLRLLDPQSQGGDVVIGRVVTAPAGRGKGLGHKMMEQALKQAEKHWPQVPIYLSAQAHLQGYYGRYGFVVAGEEYLEDDIPHIGMRRA from the coding sequence ATGACAATCGAGTGGATCTGCAAACATCACAGCGATCTGGGCAAGGAACAGCTGTACGCGCTTCTGAGACTGCGCTCGGAAGTGTTCGTGGTCGAACAGAAATGCGCCTACCCCGATCTGGACGGCCAGGACCTCGATGGCGACACCCATCACCTGATGGGCTGGGAGAACGACCACCTAGTCGCGTACCTGCGCCTGCTGGATCCGCAGTCTCAGGGCGGTGACGTGGTGATCGGCCGCGTCGTGACAGCACCGGCCGGTCGCGGCAAAGGACTGGGGCACAAGATGATGGAGCAGGCGTTGAAACAGGCCGAGAAGCATTGGCCGCAGGTGCCGATCTACCTGTCGGCGCAGGCGCATCTGCAGGGGTATTACGGCCGGTACGGGTTTGTGGTGGCAGGTGAGGAATATCTTGAGGATGACATTCCACATATCGGGATGCGTCGCGCCTGA
- a CDS encoding winged helix-turn-helix domain-containing protein — protein sequence MDVSKTKSSFYRRLFVAYLIDSGLAPSVPALTEVTGMPRRTAQDTIAALADLDIVCEFEQEEGARNHAGRYRIRDWGAIDRGWIERNLRQIKAVLEYP from the coding sequence ATGGACGTCAGCAAGACCAAAAGCAGTTTCTACCGCCGCCTGTTCGTGGCGTACCTGATCGACAGCGGCCTGGCGCCGAGCGTGCCGGCACTGACCGAAGTCACCGGCATGCCCCGCCGCACAGCGCAGGACACGATCGCAGCGCTGGCGGATCTGGATATCGTCTGTGAGTTCGAGCAGGAAGAGGGCGCGCGCAATCATGCCGGGCGTTATCGGATTCGCGATTGGGGAGCGATTGATCGTGGCTGGATCGAGCGCAATTTGCGGCAGATCAAGGCTGTGCTGGAGTATCCCTAA
- a CDS encoding M48 metallopeptidase family protein, producing the protein MTALKYLQAYPERLQDQVRQLIAEGRLGEYLDQRYSGRHDVQSDKALYSYALELKQEYLRNAPAIDKVLFDNRLDLTHRALGLHSTVSRVQGGKLKAKKEIRIASLFKDAAPDFLKMIVVHELAHFKESDHNKAFYKLCEHMLPGYHQVEFDLRVYLTWRDMQA; encoded by the coding sequence ATGACTGCGTTGAAATACCTCCAGGCTTATCCGGAACGTTTGCAGGATCAGGTGCGCCAGTTGATCGCCGAAGGGCGGCTGGGCGAATACCTCGATCAACGCTATTCGGGCCGGCACGACGTGCAGAGCGACAAGGCGTTGTACAGCTATGCGCTGGAGCTGAAGCAGGAATACCTGCGCAATGCGCCAGCGATCGACAAGGTGCTGTTCGACAACCGCCTCGACCTCACCCACCGGGCGCTCGGCCTGCATAGCACGGTGTCGCGGGTGCAGGGCGGCAAGCTCAAGGCCAAGAAAGAGATTCGCATCGCCTCATTGTTCAAGGACGCCGCGCCGGACTTTCTGAAAATGATCGTCGTGCACGAACTGGCGCACTTCAAGGAGTCGGACCATAACAAGGCGTTTTATAAATTGTGCGAGCACATGCTGCCGGGGTATCACCAGGTCGAGTTCGACCTGCGCGTGTACCTGACCTGGCGCGACATGCAAGCTTGA
- a CDS encoding putative bifunctional diguanylate cyclase/phosphodiesterase, producing MECAQPQPGEGSSVLLIVDDYPENLISMRALLQRQDWHVITAASGFEALNILLEQDVDLVLLDVQMPGMDGFEVARLMRGSQRTRLTPIIFLTANEQSQDAVIKGYASGAVDYLFKPFDPQILKPKVQALLEHQRNRRALQRLSHDLEVARAFNASVLDNAAEGILVLGEDGLIRFANPAISRLLNAPVKELQGKEFLDYLQKPHIALWADSEFYAGYKRGETLRLHDALLRTAPGQQVPVALSCAALPSEQHAMVVTVLDMSVVRHLHQQLEFQAVTDPLTGLLNRRGFYQTVENLLLRGERSDSSWVLLYLDLDGFKRVNDSLGHDAGDRVLRWVSEQLKACLRPFDILARMGGDEFTALLDLEFPEQAAKIAEKLIERVSICQQIEGLDIVLGASIGIATYPDCGSNLDGLLRASDIAMYEAKRAGRQQYRFYDHEMNGRARSRLMLEESVRAAIENRDFNLVYQPQVAIGSGRIRGFEALLRWQHPSVGDVPPGLFLPLLEEARLISRLGSWIYHRGAGQRKAWESLFADDLVLGVSLSNTQFSLPNLVTELRQVMERHALQPRQLEVEITEEALMQNPDETRKQLRLLRNLGVRVALDDFGSGPCSLAHLRDLELDTLKLDRHLIARLPDSPRDASLVSTVISLCKQYGLLVIAEGVETVEQYQWLQAHGCEHVQGFLVARPLIAEDAASFAEPFDWGALAG from the coding sequence ATGGAATGCGCGCAACCCCAGCCAGGTGAAGGCAGCTCTGTCCTTTTGATCGTTGATGATTACCCTGAAAACCTGATCAGCATGCGCGCGTTGTTGCAGCGCCAGGATTGGCATGTGATCACCGCCGCCTCCGGTTTCGAGGCGCTGAATATTCTGCTCGAACAAGACGTCGACCTGGTGCTGCTGGATGTGCAGATGCCCGGTATGGACGGTTTTGAAGTGGCGCGGTTGATGCGCGGCAGTCAGCGCACACGGCTGACGCCGATCATCTTTCTCACCGCCAACGAGCAATCCCAGGACGCCGTGATAAAGGGCTACGCCAGTGGCGCGGTGGATTACCTGTTCAAGCCCTTCGACCCGCAGATTCTCAAACCGAAAGTGCAGGCGCTGCTGGAACACCAGCGCAACCGCCGTGCGTTGCAGCGTCTGAGTCATGACCTGGAAGTGGCGCGAGCCTTTAACGCCTCGGTGCTGGACAACGCGGCCGAGGGCATTCTGGTGCTCGGCGAGGACGGTTTGATCCGCTTTGCCAACCCGGCAATTTCGCGCTTGCTTAACGCGCCGGTGAAGGAGCTGCAGGGCAAGGAATTTCTCGATTATTTGCAGAAACCGCACATTGCGCTGTGGGCCGATTCCGAGTTCTATGCCGGCTATAAGCGTGGCGAAACCTTGCGACTGCACGATGCCCTGCTGCGCACGGCGCCGGGCCAGCAAGTGCCGGTTGCGCTGTCCTGTGCGGCGCTGCCGTCCGAGCAGCATGCGATGGTGGTGACCGTGCTCGACATGTCGGTGGTGCGTCACCTGCATCAGCAGCTCGAATTTCAGGCCGTGACTGATCCGCTGACGGGACTGCTCAACCGTCGCGGTTTCTACCAGACCGTGGAAAACCTGCTGTTGCGCGGCGAGCGCAGTGACAGCAGTTGGGTGCTGCTGTATCTGGACCTCGATGGCTTTAAACGGGTCAACGATTCCCTCGGCCACGATGCCGGCGACCGGGTGCTGCGCTGGGTTTCCGAACAATTGAAAGCTTGCCTGCGGCCGTTCGACATTCTGGCGCGCATGGGCGGCGATGAATTCACCGCGCTGCTGGATCTGGAGTTTCCCGAGCAGGCGGCGAAGATTGCGGAAAAACTCATCGAGCGCGTGTCGATCTGTCAGCAGATCGAAGGTCTGGATATCGTCCTCGGCGCCAGCATCGGCATCGCCACGTACCCGGACTGCGGCTCGAACCTCGACGGTTTGTTGCGCGCTTCCGATATTGCGATGTATGAAGCCAAGCGCGCCGGGCGTCAGCAATATCGCTTTTATGATCATGAGATGAACGGTCGCGCGCGTTCGCGACTGATGCTTGAGGAAAGCGTGCGCGCCGCCATCGAAAACCGTGATTTCAACCTGGTCTACCAGCCACAGGTGGCGATTGGCAGCGGCCGGATTCGAGGTTTCGAGGCGTTGCTGCGCTGGCAACATCCAAGCGTCGGCGATGTACCGCCGGGTCTGTTTTTACCGCTGCTGGAAGAGGCGCGGCTGATCAGTCGTCTCGGCAGCTGGATTTATCATCGTGGTGCAGGTCAGCGTAAAGCCTGGGAAAGTCTGTTTGCCGATGATCTGGTGCTGGGCGTCAGTTTGAGCAACACCCAGTTCAGCCTGCCGAATCTGGTTACCGAATTGCGTCAGGTGATGGAGCGTCACGCCTTGCAGCCGCGACAGCTGGAGGTCGAGATCACCGAAGAAGCCTTGATGCAGAACCCCGACGAAACCCGCAAACAGTTGCGCTTGCTGCGTAATCTTGGTGTGCGCGTGGCGCTCGATGACTTCGGTTCCGGGCCGTGCTCATTGGCGCATTTGCGCGATCTGGAGCTGGATACGCTCAAGCTTGATCGCCATTTGATCGCCCGGTTACCTGATTCGCCCCGCGACGCCTCGCTGGTCAGTACGGTGATCAGTCTGTGCAAACAATACGGTTTGCTGGTGATCGCCGAAGGCGTGGAAACCGTCGAGCAATACCAGTGGCTGCAAGCCCATGGCTGCGAGCATGTGCAAGGCTTCCTGGTGGCGCGGCCGTTGATCGCCGAGGACGCGGCAAGCTTCGCCGAGCCGTTTGACTGGGGCGCGCTGGCCGGTTGA
- a CDS encoding polysaccharide lyase family 7 protein, whose protein sequence is MIDLATWNLSVPVGSPPYTVETSKLVDGFKDQYFHSDTGTLFFWSPVTGSKTENAIYPRTELRETFSNGTLRNWYYPDADNLLRATLTVNKVPSSGKIVIGQIHAYESQRPMVKLEYQYKTKTETGNLVIKVRMRPDDAESRVITLATGIKLDREFNYLIHLSPGGALGVSAAGYQWDSQISATWRDKPLYFKAGVYVQDNTGYTSEGGQVTFSKLDIDHDK, encoded by the coding sequence ATGATCGATCTCGCAACCTGGAACCTCAGCGTTCCCGTTGGCAGCCCGCCATACACCGTCGAAACCTCGAAACTGGTGGATGGCTTCAAGGATCAGTACTTCCATTCCGACACCGGCACCTTGTTCTTCTGGTCACCGGTGACCGGCTCGAAAACCGAAAACGCCATCTACCCGCGCACCGAACTGCGTGAAACCTTCAGCAACGGCACCCTGCGCAACTGGTACTACCCGGACGCCGACAACCTGCTGCGCGCAACCCTCACCGTGAACAAGGTGCCGAGCTCCGGCAAAATCGTCATTGGCCAGATCCACGCTTATGAAAGCCAGCGGCCAATGGTCAAACTCGAATACCAGTACAAGACCAAAACCGAAACCGGCAACCTGGTAATCAAAGTGCGCATGCGCCCCGATGACGCCGAAAGCCGCGTTATCACCCTGGCCACCGGAATCAAGCTCGACCGCGAATTCAACTACCTCATCCACCTCAGCCCCGGCGGCGCGCTGGGCGTGAGCGCGGCGGGTTATCAATGGGATTCACAGATCAGCGCGACGTGGCGCGACAAGCCGTTGTACTTCAAGGCTGGGGTTTATGTGCAGGACAACACCGGGTATACGAGTGAGGGTGGGCAGGTAACGTTTTCGAAGCTGGATATTGATCACGATAAATGA
- a CDS encoding helix-turn-helix transcriptional regulator gives MGDILILSNPAIFAERVRQVRKAKGYSQAILAQRAKCSRKTIIDLGAGENVAFYTVFRVITALGMALEIVDNRIDLKSLADLVEHDE, from the coding sequence ATGGGTGACATTTTGATTTTGAGCAACCCAGCCATCTTCGCCGAGCGCGTGCGTCAAGTGCGCAAAGCCAAGGGATACAGCCAAGCCATTTTGGCGCAGAGGGCCAAGTGCAGCCGCAAAACCATCATTGATCTTGGGGCCGGTGAAAACGTCGCGTTCTATACCGTGTTTCGAGTGATTACTGCGTTGGGCATGGCGTTGGAAATCGTCGATAACCGCATCGATCTCAAATCGTTAGCCGATCTGGTAGAGCATGATGAGTAA
- a CDS encoding DUF6124 family protein, whose product MFKVTPNPPATDPASPYDSLDSKKLNDAAERALDHYLSPAAHIMTCAHEPEAMYLANPKYNTESLLANASETLGSASEMLHNFAATLDTSHRKTALGIAQVVMLGELAVNQALDHVELKE is encoded by the coding sequence ATGTTCAAAGTTACGCCAAACCCGCCGGCCACCGATCCGGCATCACCGTACGACTCCCTCGACTCAAAAAAACTCAACGACGCCGCCGAGCGCGCCCTCGACCACTACCTCAGCCCCGCCGCACACATCATGACGTGCGCCCACGAACCCGAGGCCATGTACCTCGCCAACCCGAAGTACAACACCGAATCCCTGCTGGCCAACGCCAGCGAAACCCTGGGTTCGGCCAGCGAAATGCTGCATAACTTCGCCGCGACGCTCGACACCTCGCACCGCAAGACTGCGCTGGGTATCGCGCAGGTCGTCATGCTCGGTGAGTTGGCGGTGAATCAGGCGCTGGATCATGTTGAGTTGAAAGAATAA
- the fba gene encoding class II fructose-bisphosphate aldolase (catalyzes the reversible aldol condensation of dihydroxyacetonephosphate and glyceraldehyde 3-phosphate in the Calvin cycle, glycolysis, and/or gluconeogenesis) translates to MALISMRQMLDHAAEFGYGVPAFNVNNLEQMRAIMEAADKTDSPVIVQASAGARKYAGAPFLRHLILAAIEEFPHIPVCMHQDHGTSPDVCQRSIQLGFSSVMMDGSLGEDGKTPTDYDYNVRVTQQTVAMAHACGVSVEGELGCLGSLETGMAGEEDGIGAEGVLDHSQMLTDPEEAADFVKRTQVDALAIAIGTSHGAYKFTKPPTGDVLAIDRIKEIHKRIPNTHLVMHGSSSVPQEWLAIINQYGGDIKETYGVPVEEIVEGIKHGVRKVNIDTDLRLASTGAMRRLMATNPSEFDPRKFFGATVTAMRDVCIARYEAFGTAGNASKIKPISLEAMYQRYLKGELNAKVN, encoded by the coding sequence ATGGCACTTATCAGCATGCGCCAGATGCTGGACCACGCAGCCGAGTTCGGCTACGGCGTTCCAGCCTTCAACGTCAACAACCTTGAGCAGATGCGCGCCATCATGGAAGCCGCTGACAAGACTGACTCCCCGGTGATCGTCCAGGCTTCGGCCGGCGCCCGCAAATATGCCGGCGCGCCTTTCCTGCGTCACCTGATCCTGGCGGCGATCGAAGAATTCCCGCACATCCCGGTGTGCATGCACCAGGACCACGGCACCAGCCCTGACGTCTGCCAGCGTTCGATTCAACTGGGCTTCAGCTCGGTGATGATGGACGGCTCGCTGGGCGAAGACGGCAAGACCCCGACCGACTACGACTACAACGTCCGCGTCACCCAACAAACCGTCGCCATGGCTCACGCCTGCGGCGTTTCGGTAGAAGGCGAACTGGGCTGCCTGGGTTCGCTGGAAACCGGTATGGCCGGTGAAGAAGACGGCATCGGCGCCGAAGGCGTTCTGGATCACAGCCAGATGCTGACCGACCCGGAAGAAGCGGCTGACTTCGTCAAGCGCACTCAGGTCGATGCCCTGGCCATCGCCATCGGCACCAGCCACGGCGCCTACAAGTTCACCAAGCCACCTACCGGTGACGTGCTGGCGATCGACCGCATCAAGGAAATCCACAAACGCATTCCGAACACCCACCTGGTGATGCACGGTTCGTCCTCGGTACCACAAGAATGGCTGGCGATCATCAACCAGTACGGCGGCGACATCAAAGAAACCTACGGCGTACCGGTTGAAGAAATCGTCGAAGGCATCAAACACGGCGTGCGCAAGGTCAACATCGACACCGACCTGCGCCTGGCCTCCACCGGTGCGATGCGTCGCCTGATGGCCACCAATCCGAGCGAATTCGACCCACGTAAATTCTTCGGCGCAACTGTGACTGCGATGCGTGATGTGTGTATCGCTCGTTATGAAGCGTTCGGTACCGCCGGTAATGCTTCGAAGATCAAACCGATCTCGCTGGAAGCGATGTACCAGCGTTATCTGAAGGGTGAGTTGAACGCCAAGGTTAACTGA
- a CDS encoding MliC family protein, giving the protein MKGLIAIAALALLGGCAQLNLFQSSAPADNWTTWTCDSQAKVLWRYADAGQREVDVRLGGGDQVYRLKEEPGASGTLYSDGMLAFHVKGDEGLVYWVATNDLIGRGCKAE; this is encoded by the coding sequence ATGAAAGGCTTGATCGCCATTGCGGCGTTGGCATTGTTGGGCGGTTGCGCGCAGTTGAACCTGTTTCAGTCGTCCGCCCCGGCAGACAACTGGACCACCTGGACCTGCGACAGCCAGGCCAAAGTGCTGTGGCGTTACGCCGATGCCGGCCAGAGGGAAGTCGATGTGCGACTGGGCGGCGGCGATCAGGTCTACCGCTTGAAAGAAGAGCCGGGGGCCTCGGGCACGCTGTACAGCGACGGCATGCTGGCGTTTCACGTCAAGGGTGACGAAGGCCTGGTGTACTGGGTCGCCACCAATGACCTGATTGGCCGGGGTTGCAAGGCCGAATAA
- a CDS encoding phosphoglycerate kinase gives MTVLKMSDLDLQGKRVLIREDLNVPVKDGVVTSDARILASLPTIKLALEKGAAVMVCSHLGRPTEGEFSAENSLKPVADYLSKALGREVPLVADYLGGVDVKAGDIVLFENVRFNKGEKKNADELAQQYAALCDVFVMDAFGTAHRAEGSTHGVAKFAKVAAAGPLLAAELDALGKALGAPAKPMAAIVAGSKVSTKLDVLNSLSQICDQLIVGGGIANTFLAAAGHPVGKSLYEPDLLDTARAIAAKVSVPLPVDVVVAKEFAETAEATVKLIADVAADDMILDIGPQTAANFAELLKSSKTILWNGPVGVFEFDQFGNGTKVLAQAIAESSAFSIAGGGDTLAAIDKYGVAEQISYISTGGGAFLEFVEGKVLPAVEVLESRAKA, from the coding sequence ATGACCGTGTTGAAGATGTCCGACCTCGATCTGCAAGGCAAGCGCGTATTGATCCGCGAAGACCTCAACGTCCCAGTCAAGGACGGTGTGGTCACCAGCGACGCGCGAATCCTGGCTTCGCTGCCGACCATCAAGCTGGCCCTGGAAAAAGGCGCGGCCGTAATGGTCTGCTCGCACCTGGGCCGTCCGACCGAAGGCGAGTTCTCTGCCGAGAACAGCCTCAAGCCTGTCGCCGACTACCTGAGCAAGGCCCTGGGCCGCGAAGTGCCGCTGGTGGCTGATTACCTGGGCGGTGTTGACGTCAAGGCCGGCGACATCGTGCTGTTCGAAAACGTGCGCTTCAACAAGGGCGAGAAAAAGAACGCCGACGAACTGGCCCAGCAATACGCGGCCCTGTGCGACGTGTTCGTGATGGACGCTTTCGGTACTGCTCACCGCGCCGAGGGTTCGACTCACGGCGTGGCCAAGTTCGCCAAAGTTGCAGCCGCTGGCCCGTTGCTCGCCGCTGAACTGGACGCACTGGGCAAAGCCCTCGGCGCGCCGGCCAAGCCAATGGCGGCCATCGTTGCCGGCTCCAAGGTCTCGACCAAGCTCGACGTGCTGAACAGCCTGAGCCAGATCTGCGATCAACTGATCGTCGGCGGCGGCATCGCCAACACCTTCCTTGCGGCGGCCGGTCACCCGGTGGGCAAGTCGCTGTATGAGCCGGATCTGCTCGACACCGCGCGCGCCATCGCCGCCAAGGTCAGCGTGCCGCTGCCGGTCGACGTGGTGGTTGCCAAGGAATTTGCCGAAACCGCCGAAGCCACCGTCAAGCTGATCGCCGACGTTGCTGCTGACGACATGATTCTGGATATCGGCCCGCAAACCGCGGCCAACTTCGCCGAGCTGCTGAAATCGTCGAAAACCATTCTGTGGAACGGCCCGGTCGGCGTGTTCGAATTCGACCAGTTCGGCAACGGCACCAAGGTGCTGGCACAGGCCATCGCCGAAAGCTCGGCGTTCTCCATCGCTGGCGGTGGCGACACGTTGGCGGCGATCGATAAATATGGCGTGGCTGAACAGATCTCCTACATTTCTACCGGTGGTGGCGCGTTCCTCGAATTCGTCGAGGGCAAGGTGTTGCCGGCCGTTGAAGTCCTGGAAAGCCGGGCCAAGGCCTGA